From the genome of Epinephelus lanceolatus isolate andai-2023 chromosome 23, ASM4190304v1, whole genome shotgun sequence, one region includes:
- the LOC117249216 gene encoding tetraspanin-8-like isoform X3 — protein sequence MAQVNPCLKCTFTAFNILFAIIGGLIIVVALIFQVLTNDHVEQQLEGWTSGFLGLYVVGAITMVIAILGAYGAHRESKVSLIVFLVCMVIGTLLMLPSGVFAAAARPELVHIMEVDAHNSLPLDQASEEVKAVVEHQQKELHCCGLFSYKDWEDNIPDSCLCNQEEQMEGKCEAVSYRGTLQRKSVYSQSCFPINRGLVLRVIDITIGVDLTLAILVLLGMILSSIIIHQLRHPNRPTVLLSVPGIFTPPSKYQELHNPPAY from the exons atTATTGGCGGTCTCATCATCGTGGTCGCTCTGATATTCCAGGTCCTCACGAATGATCATGTAGAACAACAA CTGGAGGGTTGGACATCTGGCTTTCTCGGCCTCTATGTCGTGGGCGCCATCACCATGGTGATCGCCATCCTGGGAGCCTACGGGGCCCACAGGGAGAGCAAAGTGTCTCTGATCGTG TTCCTGGTGTGCATGGTTATTGGAACTCTGCTGATGCTCCCATCTGGTGTCTTCGCTGCTGCTGCCCGTCCCGAG ctggTGCACATCATGGAGGTAGACGCTCACAATAGCCTGCCTCTGGACCAGGCTTCAGAAGAGGTGAAGGCCGTGGTTGAGCACCAGCAGAAagag CTGCACTGCTGCGGTCTGTTTAGTTACAAGGACTGGGAGGACAACATCCCTGACTCCTGTCTGTGCAACCAGGAGGAGCAGATGGAGGGGAAGTGTGAGGCAGTCAGTTACAGA GGCACGCTGCAGAGGAAGTCCGTCTACAGCCAG AGCTGCTTCCCCATCAACAGAGGCCTCGTCCTGCGGGTCATCGACATCACAATCGGAGTCGACCTCACTCTGGCCATCCTGGTG CTGCTGGGCATGATTCTGTCCTCCATCATCATCCACCAGTTGCGTCACCCCAACAGACCCACCGTCCTGCTGTCCGTCCCCGGCATCTTCACTCCTCCTTCCAAATACCAGGAGCTGCACAACCCTCCGGCGTACTAA